The following DNA comes from Pongo pygmaeus isolate AG05252 chromosome 9, NHGRI_mPonPyg2-v2.0_pri, whole genome shotgun sequence.
GGGCCCCCAGGCTCCACACCTCCAGACTGAGTGCGGGGTCCGGGGTCACCCACGGAACTAAGGAAGCAGTCTGACTGGATCTGGAATCATCGCTACAGGGGGCGGAGGTGAAAGGTCAGATCGACATGCCTCTAAGAGGTTTCCTACCTGCTctgttaatttctaaaatttcttccTGGGCCAGCGGACATGTGTCACTCTGAGTACTGTGGTGTGGAGAGTTTACGACAGATTTACAATAATTGGGAGATCCCAGCTGCGGTGGCCGCGgaatatgcttcttttttttctttggtagttTCTGCTTAGCCATGGCTAAGGAGTAATACATCCCGAAATTGTTCACGATGACGGGCACGGGCATGGCGATGGTGAGCACGCCCGCCAGCGCACACAGGGCCCCCACTAGCATGCCGGACCACGTCTGCGGGTACATGTCTCCGTAGCCCAGGGTCGTCATGGTGACCACGGCCCACCAGAAGCCGATGGGGATATTCTTAAAGTGCGTGTGCTCACTGGCGCTGGGGTCGTTGGGCTGTGCCCCTATCCTCTCGGCGTAGTAGATCATGGTGGCGAAGATCAGCACGCCCAAGGCCAGGAAGATGATGAGCAGCAGGAACTCGTTGGTGCTGGCTCGGAGCGTGTGGCCCAGGACCCGCAGGCCCACAAAGTGGCGGGTCAGCTTAAAGATGCGCAAGATGCGCACGAAGCGGACCACGCGCAGGAAGCCCAGCACGTCCTTGGCTGCCTTGGAGGACAGGCCGCTCAGCCCCACCTCCAGGTAGAAGGGCAGGATGGCCACAAAGTCAATGATGTTGAGCGAGTTCTTGATGAACTCTACCTTGTTGGGGCAGAAGATGACGCGCATGAGGAACTCGAAGGTGAACCAGACCACACAGACGCCCTCGATGTAGGTAAGGAAGGCCTCCGTCTCGGCCTCCCGGTAGTAGCGCACTTGCGTGCCATTGCGAACGTTCTCGATCTCCGTCTTGTTCACGATGGGGTTGAAGCGCTCGTGGGTCTCCAAGCAGAAGGTGGTGATGGAGACCAGGATGAAGAAGAGGGAAGCGAAGGCCACATACTGTGGGGATAAAGACACAGTGTCAGAGGGAGGCCCACCCAGAGTGGAGAAGCCTGGGTTGCCTCTGTCCAGTCCCAGGGCCAGGCGGGGGAAGATGCCTGCACCAGGCCCCCTGCAGCACGTGCCACATTTCCCTCCTCAGGGCACTGGGGGCCTGCACGACCGCCAGGGCAGGCTCTAAAACCCTCCTACTCCGTCTTCCATGCTCTCTTCTTCCCCCTATTGCCAGCTAAATGTGGAAGCCCCAATAACTAGTGTAACTACAGAGTgaaggagcctgggtccctgaaaaGAAAGACATCAGCCAAATACCCACATTGAACTGTTACCTGAgtgggaaataaatttccattgtgtTCAGCCACTGTGATTTGGAGCTGATTTGTTAAGGCATTTAGCTACCCTGCCCAATAAAAGTGACCCAGTCTGCTGGGGCTGAAGTTTGCAAAGAAATAAGAGGGGGTAGCTAGAGTGGAAAGAAGCCCCTCAGAGGCCAGATCTCCATTTGTTCTCCCAACTCCAGGCTCTTTGCTCTTTTTCATGGGTCTGTACCTCCCTCATGTGGTCTCTTTCAGGTTCTACCCTGCCTAGAGCTGGAAAAAATGTATGTCTTCCCCATGGTCTTagacagctttttaaaatgtactccctctctctgtcttcctagGAACTTGCACCACAACATGGTAATGAGTTCCCTGTCCTGGGAGGTACTCAAATAGAGGCTGAATGATCTTTTGTGAGAGAGACTGTTTGAGGGTTTAGGCATCAGGAGGAGAATTGCACCAGGGATCCCCAAAGGCACCATAACCCACGGGCTCTGCTTGACTCCTTTCCAGCCCTAGGGTAGGGGTGtgagtgggagggaggaagatgcTGCTGGAGGCCTGGGGCTTCCCAAACATGTGTGGGCACGTACTCTCTCAGACAGCACCAGTGAGAAGGAAATGGCCAGGATCACCCTGCCTGTCCAGAACCACCTGCTCTGGCCCTGAGCCCCCAGCAAAAAGGTTTGGGAGACCCTTTGGTTTGGTTTGGAGGCCTCATCTAATGACCCCCTGGGCTTCTCTAGCCTGCAGCAGGCATGGGTACCGAGGAGACAGAATCGAGCAGCTGAGTTTCAAACCCTCCTGCTCAGACTGGATTCTGGGGCAAGGTCTCTTCTCACAGTCTCCTGCCAGCCCCGCCGGGACTCTAACGTACTGTGGCCTCCCTTGGCCCTGCCCTGGGTGGATGGGCCCCTGCCAGTCAGCCCTCTCTCAGGGGCCCAGATAGTCACTACTGCCTGCATGTCCTCACTGCACCCCACCCCTCCGGGTCTCCCTTCTCCCTGCCTAGCCATGGCCAAAGCAGTGCCTTCTCCAGGAGGCAGCTCCGGGCTACAGTCTGTACGGGGTGACACCTTTGTTCTCTGACCTGCCCTCATAGATCATTTGGAGGAGGGCCGAGGTCGCGCCCTGTGTcagcagcaggaggcagccaTGCTGCCCCTAGAGGCCGCCTTGTTTGCAAtgatgcccctcccccacccagggGGTGCCCTGGAAGTCCCAGAACAGTCTTGTTTGGATTAACCATGGTCACAGGGCCTGACACTCAACCTGGCAGGGATCTGGGAACCAAGAATTATGTGGACCTTCCAAACCACATTCTGTGTTGAGGGAAGGTGGGAGCAAAAGGAAGTGACAAAGTTGGCATCTCAGAATGACGGAGTGAGAGTAGCCTGTAGATATGATCTGCTCTGAGACACCACATGCTACGAATGGGGAGCTGAGGCACAGAAACGGGAAGAGATCTGCCTAAGCTATGTCAACGGGACACTACTAGTCCTGTTGGTTCTAGAGCATTGTGCAGTTTTCAGAAAACTGTCTCCTGAGCCACTATCAAGTGTGGTCCATATgcagccttccttccttccatccatctgtccctcctttctgtttttaaattttaattaattaattaattaattaattaattaatttttattttgtagagatggggtctccctatgttgtccaggctggttttgagctcctggcctcaggtaagcctcctgccttgacctcccaaagtgctgggattacaggcaagagccaccccacctggcctatCCCTCCTTTCTTTCACCAGCACATcatcctcccttcttcctttcctctctccttccctgccatccattcatcctttttaattcattcatacacccttccatccactcatcctccctcccttcttttctctctccctccctcccttctttccatcCATATATCCATTcattcttcttcccttccctccttttttctttctctccttccctctttcctgtgtccctccctccatccctcccttccatccacccatgaacccatccatccattcctcaCAAGGCACCAAGTTCTGCCTGGCACAGAGTTGAGTAAGGCCTCATTCCAGCCTCAGGGAGCTCCCTGCCTAGCTCAGGTGAAGGATACATTCAGAGACAAGTACAATGCAGTGGACTGAAAAGCTGAACCCTCAGCCCTATGAACTAGAGGAGGCTGGAAAAAGGTCAGAGTAATTTGTGCGCACTTGAGAGAGTCAGGGTAGAGGCTTAAAGCCATGGCTCCCAGACCTAGAAAGACCAGACCTGGAGCACGTAAGAGGTAGACCAGGAAAGCAATGCAGAAGCAACGGGAAGAGGCCACCACGCTGGCTGCAAGTTTAATGAGCTCCAGAGCTGTCTCCATCACCAGAGTTGCCAAGGCTCTTGGAGCTAAAACACACATCCTGGTCTGCTGGGTATCTGGCTTCAGATCCCCCCTAGAAGGCCCCATTCTGGAGCTTGGCGTTCACAGCCCAGAGACTCCCTAAGGGCAGGGCAGGCCCCCCAGCTGCACCCCCTGCCCTGGCCTTTGTATAGGAGTAGAGGAACAAGCACACTGTGGATGACCGAACGGTGCCAAGAGGCAAGGCCCACTGCACACTTGGCTCTCAATCCTGGCTGGAGGCCGGaggcacctcccctcctcactgcCCCATCAGCCAGGACATCCCGTTCCCAAACCACCCTGCCCCACAACATCCATTCTCCACTGTACCCCCTGTTCATATGGGACTCTCTCCGGGCAGGGTCACTGCCATCAAAGCAGGTTTTAGACTTCAGTCTTGGCTACCAGAGGGTGCTTTCAACTGGAATCCCAGCTTTGCCCATGCAGCCCACAGAGAAAGCCCAAATTCCCCAGCCTGGCACACGAGGTTCTCCATGTCCTGGCCTCATTTGATTTCCCAGGGTCCTCTCCCTGCATGCACCCAACATTCTTGCCATGTGCAGCCCTCTGCCATTTCTGACCACAGAGCGTCTCCCCACCTCCATGGTTTTGTATCTGCTATTCCTTCTGCTGGAGAGTGCTCCTGCCAGTCTCTGTCTGGAAAAATCCCATTCATCCTTCAGGGCCCTACTAAGTGGCCCTTCCCCTGAGGTGAGGTTCCCCTTCACAGCCCTGGCCCACGGGAGGCAGCAATTGAAGGGAGTCCCCCAGGAGTCTCTAAATGCACCCCAGGGAGGC
Coding sequences within:
- the KCNC1 gene encoding potassium voltage-gated channel subfamily C member 1 — protein: MGQGDESERIVINVGGTRHQTYRSTLRTLPGTRLAWLAEPDAHSHFDYDPRADEFFFDRHPGVFAHILNYYRTGKLHCPADVCGPLYEEELAFWGIDETDVEPCCWMTYRQHRDAEEALDSFGGAPLDNSADDADADGPGDSGDGEDELEMTKRLALSDSPDGRPGGFWRRWQPRIWALFEDPYSSRYARYVAFASLFFILVSITTFCLETHERFNPIVNKTEIENVRNGTQVRYYREAETEAFLTYIEGVCVVWFTFEFLMRVIFCPNKVEFIKNSLNIIDFVAILPFYLEVGLSGLSSKAAKDVLGFLRVVRFVRILRIFKLTRHFVGLRVLGHTLRASTNEFLLLIIFLALGVLIFATMIYYAERIGAQPNDPSASEHTHFKNIPIGFWWAVVTMTTLGYGDMYPQTWSGMLVGALCALAGVLTIAMPVPVIVNNFGMYYSLAMAKQKLPKKKKKHIPRPPQLGSPNYCKSVVNSPHHSTQSDTCPLAQEEILEINRADSKLNGEVAKAALANEDCPHIDQALTPDEGLPFTRSGTRERYGPCFLLSTGEYACPPGGGMRKDLCKESPVIAKYMPTEAVRVT